Proteins co-encoded in one Chrysemys picta bellii isolate R12L10 chromosome 13, ASM1138683v2, whole genome shotgun sequence genomic window:
- the ACIN1 gene encoding apoptotic chromatin condensation inducer in the nucleus isoform X8, whose protein sequence is MRSDGTESVPDVLDVFRVRTDAPEPFWTSLPGPVPQPESSRGMTESPEAHFRVRDGAGADRSESGKTRRAEAGTSGWAKGAEWRRKEPKSRAGRPGAGRASPERAEVRPEVAERALAGRGRRPAAAPHKMADGEEVTLDGRPLQALRVADLKAALQQRGLAKSGQKSALIKRLRGALMLENLQKHSTLHATFQPNSQSKGWNPGILPPHPLISLQIGEEMSQNSFIKQYLEKQHELLQQRLQREAREAAELEASGKSYPISRERNDSDEEGTRRQERRSTRVRQARAAKPPEGTQAVGPEEREAPPRGRRSVPRPTLKLEEEEDDEEDDEEEEDEEDDEEEDDEEEEAKAPEGKEASRRMGEAWAPGPQASSSPQEIRGSRQEKGGLMAPAPQQTGVPRFPAPQEVGGARSLAPEEVGGPEAQRMGVLRSPGPQGKGSAQALAPQETEGPRAPEPQERGVTRPLEPQGSGTAVTPAPQEKGKPSPPAPQEKGEPSLPDAQEKGEPSPMAPQKKEEPSLPAPHEKGEPSLPAPHKKGESSPTAPHKKGEPSLPAPHKKGKSSPTAPQAKGEPSLPAPHEKGEPSPPASQAKGEASPPAHQAKGEPSPPAPHEKGEPSPPAHQAKGEPRPPAHQEKGQPSPTAPQAKGEPSPPAPQAKGEPCPPAHQEKGQPSPTAPPLEDSSEKKGAAELQEDKGAPQEEAEEPPEISQEGGASAIASSPAPPQLSEGEAPMAPPGEDEPPPPLLTKEVPPSQKRPPGTHPASPSPPPQRRRRGGSDSDSDSDSTSSGSRSSRSESPTRKRQASRSSSSSSRKSRSPDASQAGPSSPRTKEPSPAGQQEAPESPMAEGRPAPQRRPSHGHRHSPLSQQGGSETLGGPARAVPTGDPPHQAEQRQRRSSQEEKEEVPMELEPQQAGASPPDGPPTQPPGPDERPDGGPEDEERKEAAAQHKAFKRKISVVSAKGAAAGNSDTEGGQSGGRKRRWGSSTAATQKKPSISITTESLKSLIPEMKPVAGQEAVVDLHADDSRISEDEGERHGEPPAHEKGLKICRTVTQVVPAEGQENGQGEEEEEEEKEPEEEQPEAPQVTAELPLPPPVEHEVKKVTLSDTLTRRSISQQRSGVSITIDDPVRTAQLPSPPRAKPSPIVHICNLVRPFTLGQLKELLGRTGTLVEEAFWIDKIKSHCYVTYSTVEEAVLTRNALHGVKWPQSNPKFLSADFAEQDELDFHRGLLPERAVEAAAAPGAGPAGGRGGRRSAPRERSREPERAAREQWAEREREMERRERTRAEREWDRDKVREGPRSRSRERRRKEPPKAKEKKGEKKEKAPEEPPAKLLDDLFRKTKAAPCIYWLPLTDTQFVQKQAERAARARERERRRKELEEEELRQRERSRQAERDKRREHSRERGAGGAPGGASGTERGGRERREAKRHSRSRSRSTPVRDRGGRR, encoded by the exons ATGCGCAGTGACGGAACCGAGTCGGTGCCGGACGTGCTCGATGTTTTCCGAGTAAGGACGGATGCACCCGAGCCCTTCTGGACCTCACTTCCAGGTCCCGTGCCGCAACCCGAAAGCTCCCGAGGAATGACGGAAAGTCCCGAAGCGCACTTCCGGGTGCGCGATGGCGCCGGCGCGGACCGAAGCGAGTCCGGAAAGACCCGAAGAGCCGAGGCGGGGACTTCCGGGTGGGCGAAGGGCGCCGAGTGGCGCCGGAAAGAGCCGAAGTCGCGCGCGGGGCGGCCCGGAGCCGGCCGAGCGTCTCCGGAAAGAGCCGAAGTACGGCCGGAAGTTGCCGAGCGGGCCCTGGCCGGGCGAGGGAGGAGGCCGGCAGCGGCGCCACACAAGATGGCGGACGGGGAGGAGGTGACTCTGGACGGGAGGCCGCTGCAGGCGCTGCGGGTCGCCGACCTGAAGGCGGCCCTGCAGCAGCGCGGCCTGGCCAAGAGCGGCCAGAAGAGCGCGCTCATCAAGCGGCTCCGCGGG GCCCTGATGCTCGAGAACCTCCAGAAGCACTCAACCCTGCACGCCACCTTCCAGCCCAACTCCCAG agcaagggatggaacccaggcatcctgccccCTCACCCTCTCATCTCCCTGCAGATCGGCGAGGAGATGAGCCAGAACAGCTTCATCAAGCAATACCTGGAGAAGCAGCacgagctgctgcagcagcggctgcagaGGGAGGCGCGGGAGGCAGCCGAATTGgagg CCTCCGGGAAGAGCTACCCCATCTCCCGAGAGAGAAACGACTCCGACGAGGAGGGAACCAGGAGGCAGGAGCGCCGCTCCACCCGGGTCAGGCAG gcCAGAGCCGCCAAGCCCCCAGAGGGCACCCAGGCCGTGGggccggaggagcgggaggcGCCCCCTAGGGGCCGGAGGAGCGTGCCACGGCCCACTCTgaagctggaggaggaagaggacgacGAAGAGGacgacgaggaggaggaagacgagGAGGAcgatgaggaggaggacgacgaggaggaggaagcaaaGGCTCCGGAGGGGAAGGAGGCTTCCCGGAGGATGGGGGAAGCCTGGGCCCCAGGCCCTCAGGCGAGCAGCTCACCCCAGGAAATCAGGGGGTCCCGGCAGGAGAAGGGGGGGCTCATGGCCCCAGCACCCCAACAGACAGGAGTGCCCAGATTCCCAGCAccccaggaagtgggaggggccagATCTCTAGCACCCGAAGAAGTGGGGGGGCCTGAGGCCCAGAGAATGGGGGTCCTCAGATCACCAGGGCCCCAAGGAAAGGGGTCAGCCCAGGCCCTGGCACCCCAGGAAACAGAGGGGCCCAGAGCTCCGGagccccaggaaaggggggtgaCCAGGCCCTTGGAACCCCAGGGAAGTGGGACAGCTGTGACTCCAGCCCCCCAGGAGAAGGGGAAGCCCAGTCCACCGGCTCCCCAGGAGAAGGGGGAGCCCAGCCTGCCAGACGCCCAGGAAAAGGGAGAGCCCAGCCCAATGGCCCCCCAGAAAAAGGAGGAGCCCAGCCTGCCAGCGCCCcacgagaagggggagcccagcctgccagccccccacAAGAAGGGGGAGTCCAGCCCGACGGCCCCTCACAAGAAGGGGGagcccagcctgccagccccccacAAGAAGGGGAAGTCCAGTCCAACAGCCCCCCAGGCAAAGGGGGagcccagcctgccagccccccacgagaagggggagcccagcccacCAGCCTCCCAGGCAAAGGGGGAGGCCAGCCCGCCAGCCCACCAGGCAAAGGGGGAGCCCAGCCCGCCAGCCCCCCATGAGAAGGGGGAGCCCAGCCCGCCGGCCCACCAGGCAAAGGGGGAGCCCCGTCCGCCGGCCCACCAGGAGAAGGGGCAGCCCAGTCCAACGGCCCCCCAGGCAAAGGGGGAGCCCAGCCCGCCAGCCCCCCAGGCAAAGGGGGAGCCCTGTCCGCCGGCCCACCAGGAGAAGGGGCAGCCCAGCCCAACGGCTCCCCCTCTGGAGGATTCTTCAGAGAAGAAGGGAGCGGCTGAGCTCCAGGAAGACAAGGGGGCCccccaggaggaggcagaggagccCCCTGAGATCTCACAGGAAGGGGGGGcgtctgccatcgccagctccccagcccctccccagctgtcgGAAGGGGAGGCACCAATGGCCCCCCCTGGGGAGgatgagccccctcccccactgctgacCAAGGAGGTCCCCCCCAGTCAGAAAAGGCCGCCGGGGACTCACCCAGcatcaccttcccctcccccgcagcgccGGCGGAGGGGCGGGTCcgactcagactccgactcagaCTCCACTTCCTCCGGATCCCGCTCCAGCCGCTCCGAGTCGCCCACCAGGAAGCGCCAGGCCTCGcgctccagctccagcagcagcagaaag TCGCGCAGCCCTGACGCCTCGCAGGCCGGCCCCAGCTCCCCACGCACCAAAGAGCCCTCCCCAGCAGGACAGCAGGAAGCGCCAGAGAGTCCCATGGCAGAGGGCAGACCGGCCCCCCAGAGACGCCCCAGCCACGGGCACCGGCACAGCCCGTTGTCGCAGCAG GGTGGCTCAGAGACCCTGgggggcccagccagggcagTGCCCACGGGGGACCCGCCGCaccaggcagagcagaggcagcgtAGGAG TAgccaggaggagaaggaggaggtgccTATGGAGTTGGAGCCCCAGCAGGCAGGCGCTAGTCCCCCGGACGgcccccccactcagccccccggcCCCGATGAGCGCCCTGACGGGGGGCCCGAGgacgaggagaggaaagag GCCGCGGCGCAGCACAAGGCCTTCAAGAGGAAGATCTCCGTCGTAT CGGCCAAGGGGGCAGCGGCGGGGAACAGTGACACGGAGGGCGGCCAGTCGGGGGGGCGCAAGCGGCGCTGGGGGTCCAGCACGGCTGCCACCCAGAAGAAGCCGTCCATCAGCATCACGACAGAGTCGCTTAAG AGCCTGATACCTGAGATGAAGCCGGTGGCGGGGCAGGAGGCGGTGGTGGATCTCCACGCCGACGACTCCCGCATCTCGGAGGACGAGGGGGAGCGCCATGGGGAGCCACCGGCCCACGAGAAGGGACTCAAGATCTGCCGGACCGTCACGCAG GTGGTGCCAGCTGAGGGGCAGGAGAACGGGCagggcgaggaggaagaggaggaggagaaggagcctgaggaagagcagcctgaggcCCCCCAGGTCACAGCAGAGTTGCCATTGCCCCCACCTGTGGAGCACGAAGTCAAGAAAG TGACACTCAGCGACACCCTGACGCGCCGCTCCATCAGCCAGCAGCGCTCGGGCGTCTCCATCACCATCGATGACCCCGTGCGCACGGCCCAGCTCCCGTCACCCCCCCGCGCCAAGCCGAGCCCCATCGTGCACATCTGCAACCTg GTGCGGCCCTTCACGCTGGGCCAGTTGAAGGAGCTGCTGGGCCGGACGGGGACACTGGTGGAAGAAGCCTTCTGGATTGACAAGATCAAATCGCACTGCTACGTCACA taCTCCACGGTGGAGGAGGCGGTGCTGACCCGCAACGCCCTGCACGGGGTTAAGTGGCCCCAGTCCAACCCCAAGTTCCTGTCCGCCGACTTCGCCGAGCAGGACGAG cTGGACTTCCACCGGGGGCTGCTGCCGGAGCGGGCGGTGGAAGCAGCGGCggccccgggggccgggccggccggTGGGCGCGGGGGCCGGCGCTCAGCCCCCCGGGAGCGCTCGCGGGAGCCAGAGCGGGCAGCGCGGGAGCAGTGGGCGGAGCGGGAGCGGGAGATGGAGCGGCGGGAGCGCACGCGGGCTGAGCGCGAGTGGGACCGTGACAAGGTGCGCGAGGGGCCCCGCTCCCGTTCCCGCGAGCGCCGCCGCAAGGAGCCGCCCAAGGCCAAGGAGAAGAAGGGCGAGAAGAAAG agaAAGCCCCAGAGGAGCCTCCCGCAAAGCTGCTGGACGATCTCTTCCGCAAGACCAAGGCCGCCCCCTGCATCTACTGGCTGCCTTTGACCGACACCCAG TTCGTGCAGAAGCAGGCGGAGCGGGCAGCCCGGGCGCGGGAGCGGGAGCGGCGCCGCAAGgagttggaggaggaggagttgcgCCAGCGGGAGCGGAGCCGCCAGGCTGAGCGGGACAAGCGACGCGAGCACAGCCGGGAGCGGGGGGCCGGGGGCGCCCCAGGGGGGGCCAGCGGTACCGAGCGGGGGGGCCGGGAGCGCCGCGAGGCCAAGAGGCacagccggagccggagccgcagCACCCCAGTGAGGGACCGCGGGGGGCGCCGCTGA
- the ACIN1 gene encoding apoptotic chromatin condensation inducer in the nucleus isoform X7, whose product MRSDGTESVPDVLDVFRVRTDAPEPFWTSLPGPVPQPESSRGMTESPEAHFRVRDGAGADRSESGKTRRAEAGTSGWAKGAEWRRKEPKSRAGRPGAGRASPERAEVRPEVAERALAGRGRRPAAAPHKMADGEEVTLDGRPLQALRVADLKAALQQRGLAKSGQKSALIKRLRGALMLENLQKHSTLHATFQPNSQSKGWNPGILPPHPLISLQIGEEMSQNSFIKQYLEKQHELLQQRLQREAREAAELEASGKSYPISRERNDSDEEGTRRQERRSTRVRQARAAKPPEGTQAVGPEEREAPPRGRRSVPRPTLKLEEEEDDEEDDEEEEDEEDDEEEDDEEEEAKAPEGKEASRRMGEAWAPGPQASSSPQEIRGSRQEKGGLMAPAPQQTGVPRFPAPQEVGGARSLAPEEVGGPEAQRMGVLRSPGPQGKGSAQALAPQETEGPRAPEPQERGVTRPLEPQGSGTAVTPAPQEKGKPSPPAPQEKGEPSLPDAQEKGEPSPMAPQKKEEPSLPAPHEKGEPSLPAPHKKGESSPTAPHKKGEPSLPAPHKKGKSSPTAPQAKGEPSLPAPHEKGEPSPPASQAKGEASPPAHQAKGEPSPPAPHEKGEPSPPAHQAKGEPRPPAHQEKGQPSPTAPQAKGEPSPPAPQAKGEPCPPAHQEKGQPSPTAPPLEDSSEKKGAAELQEDKGAPQEEAEEPPEISQEGGASAIASSPAPPQLSEGEAPMAPPGEDEPPPPLLTKEVPPSQKRPPGTHPASPSPPPQRRRRGGSDSDSDSDSTSSGSRSSRSESPTRKRQASRSSSSSSRKSRSPDASQAGPSSPRTKEPSPAGQQEAPESPMAEGRPAPQRRPSHGHRHSPLSQQGGSETLGGPARAVPTGDPPHQAEQRQRRSSQEEKEEVPMELEPQQAGASPPDGPPTQPPGPDERPDGGPEDEERKEAAAQHKAFKRKISVVSAAKGAAAGNSDTEGGQSGGRKRRWGSSTAATQKKPSISITTESLKSLIPEMKPVAGQEAVVDLHADDSRISEDEGERHGEPPAHEKGLKICRTVTQVVPAEGQENGQGEEEEEEEKEPEEEQPEAPQVTAELPLPPPVEHEVKKVTLSDTLTRRSISQQRSGVSITIDDPVRTAQLPSPPRAKPSPIVHICNLVRPFTLGQLKELLGRTGTLVEEAFWIDKIKSHCYVTYSTVEEAVLTRNALHGVKWPQSNPKFLSADFAEQDELDFHRGLLPERAVEAAAAPGAGPAGGRGGRRSAPRERSREPERAAREQWAEREREMERRERTRAEREWDRDKVREGPRSRSRERRRKEPPKAKEKKGEKKEKAPEEPPAKLLDDLFRKTKAAPCIYWLPLTDTQFVQKQAERAARARERERRRKELEEEELRQRERSRQAERDKRREHSRERGAGGAPGGASGTERGGRERREAKRHSRSRSRSTPVRDRGGRR is encoded by the exons ATGCGCAGTGACGGAACCGAGTCGGTGCCGGACGTGCTCGATGTTTTCCGAGTAAGGACGGATGCACCCGAGCCCTTCTGGACCTCACTTCCAGGTCCCGTGCCGCAACCCGAAAGCTCCCGAGGAATGACGGAAAGTCCCGAAGCGCACTTCCGGGTGCGCGATGGCGCCGGCGCGGACCGAAGCGAGTCCGGAAAGACCCGAAGAGCCGAGGCGGGGACTTCCGGGTGGGCGAAGGGCGCCGAGTGGCGCCGGAAAGAGCCGAAGTCGCGCGCGGGGCGGCCCGGAGCCGGCCGAGCGTCTCCGGAAAGAGCCGAAGTACGGCCGGAAGTTGCCGAGCGGGCCCTGGCCGGGCGAGGGAGGAGGCCGGCAGCGGCGCCACACAAGATGGCGGACGGGGAGGAGGTGACTCTGGACGGGAGGCCGCTGCAGGCGCTGCGGGTCGCCGACCTGAAGGCGGCCCTGCAGCAGCGCGGCCTGGCCAAGAGCGGCCAGAAGAGCGCGCTCATCAAGCGGCTCCGCGGG GCCCTGATGCTCGAGAACCTCCAGAAGCACTCAACCCTGCACGCCACCTTCCAGCCCAACTCCCAG agcaagggatggaacccaggcatcctgccccCTCACCCTCTCATCTCCCTGCAGATCGGCGAGGAGATGAGCCAGAACAGCTTCATCAAGCAATACCTGGAGAAGCAGCacgagctgctgcagcagcggctgcagaGGGAGGCGCGGGAGGCAGCCGAATTGgagg CCTCCGGGAAGAGCTACCCCATCTCCCGAGAGAGAAACGACTCCGACGAGGAGGGAACCAGGAGGCAGGAGCGCCGCTCCACCCGGGTCAGGCAG gcCAGAGCCGCCAAGCCCCCAGAGGGCACCCAGGCCGTGGggccggaggagcgggaggcGCCCCCTAGGGGCCGGAGGAGCGTGCCACGGCCCACTCTgaagctggaggaggaagaggacgacGAAGAGGacgacgaggaggaggaagacgagGAGGAcgatgaggaggaggacgacgaggaggaggaagcaaaGGCTCCGGAGGGGAAGGAGGCTTCCCGGAGGATGGGGGAAGCCTGGGCCCCAGGCCCTCAGGCGAGCAGCTCACCCCAGGAAATCAGGGGGTCCCGGCAGGAGAAGGGGGGGCTCATGGCCCCAGCACCCCAACAGACAGGAGTGCCCAGATTCCCAGCAccccaggaagtgggaggggccagATCTCTAGCACCCGAAGAAGTGGGGGGGCCTGAGGCCCAGAGAATGGGGGTCCTCAGATCACCAGGGCCCCAAGGAAAGGGGTCAGCCCAGGCCCTGGCACCCCAGGAAACAGAGGGGCCCAGAGCTCCGGagccccaggaaaggggggtgaCCAGGCCCTTGGAACCCCAGGGAAGTGGGACAGCTGTGACTCCAGCCCCCCAGGAGAAGGGGAAGCCCAGTCCACCGGCTCCCCAGGAGAAGGGGGAGCCCAGCCTGCCAGACGCCCAGGAAAAGGGAGAGCCCAGCCCAATGGCCCCCCAGAAAAAGGAGGAGCCCAGCCTGCCAGCGCCCcacgagaagggggagcccagcctgccagccccccacAAGAAGGGGGAGTCCAGCCCGACGGCCCCTCACAAGAAGGGGGagcccagcctgccagccccccacAAGAAGGGGAAGTCCAGTCCAACAGCCCCCCAGGCAAAGGGGGagcccagcctgccagccccccacgagaagggggagcccagcccacCAGCCTCCCAGGCAAAGGGGGAGGCCAGCCCGCCAGCCCACCAGGCAAAGGGGGAGCCCAGCCCGCCAGCCCCCCATGAGAAGGGGGAGCCCAGCCCGCCGGCCCACCAGGCAAAGGGGGAGCCCCGTCCGCCGGCCCACCAGGAGAAGGGGCAGCCCAGTCCAACGGCCCCCCAGGCAAAGGGGGAGCCCAGCCCGCCAGCCCCCCAGGCAAAGGGGGAGCCCTGTCCGCCGGCCCACCAGGAGAAGGGGCAGCCCAGCCCAACGGCTCCCCCTCTGGAGGATTCTTCAGAGAAGAAGGGAGCGGCTGAGCTCCAGGAAGACAAGGGGGCCccccaggaggaggcagaggagccCCCTGAGATCTCACAGGAAGGGGGGGcgtctgccatcgccagctccccagcccctccccagctgtcgGAAGGGGAGGCACCAATGGCCCCCCCTGGGGAGgatgagccccctcccccactgctgacCAAGGAGGTCCCCCCCAGTCAGAAAAGGCCGCCGGGGACTCACCCAGcatcaccttcccctcccccgcagcgccGGCGGAGGGGCGGGTCcgactcagactccgactcagaCTCCACTTCCTCCGGATCCCGCTCCAGCCGCTCCGAGTCGCCCACCAGGAAGCGCCAGGCCTCGcgctccagctccagcagcagcagaaag TCGCGCAGCCCTGACGCCTCGCAGGCCGGCCCCAGCTCCCCACGCACCAAAGAGCCCTCCCCAGCAGGACAGCAGGAAGCGCCAGAGAGTCCCATGGCAGAGGGCAGACCGGCCCCCCAGAGACGCCCCAGCCACGGGCACCGGCACAGCCCGTTGTCGCAGCAG GGTGGCTCAGAGACCCTGgggggcccagccagggcagTGCCCACGGGGGACCCGCCGCaccaggcagagcagaggcagcgtAGGAG TAgccaggaggagaaggaggaggtgccTATGGAGTTGGAGCCCCAGCAGGCAGGCGCTAGTCCCCCGGACGgcccccccactcagccccccggcCCCGATGAGCGCCCTGACGGGGGGCCCGAGgacgaggagaggaaagag GCCGCGGCGCAGCACAAGGCCTTCAAGAGGAAGATCTCCGTCGTAT CAGCGGCCAAGGGGGCAGCGGCGGGGAACAGTGACACGGAGGGCGGCCAGTCGGGGGGGCGCAAGCGGCGCTGGGGGTCCAGCACGGCTGCCACCCAGAAGAAGCCGTCCATCAGCATCACGACAGAGTCGCTTAAG AGCCTGATACCTGAGATGAAGCCGGTGGCGGGGCAGGAGGCGGTGGTGGATCTCCACGCCGACGACTCCCGCATCTCGGAGGACGAGGGGGAGCGCCATGGGGAGCCACCGGCCCACGAGAAGGGACTCAAGATCTGCCGGACCGTCACGCAG GTGGTGCCAGCTGAGGGGCAGGAGAACGGGCagggcgaggaggaagaggaggaggagaaggagcctgaggaagagcagcctgaggcCCCCCAGGTCACAGCAGAGTTGCCATTGCCCCCACCTGTGGAGCACGAAGTCAAGAAAG TGACACTCAGCGACACCCTGACGCGCCGCTCCATCAGCCAGCAGCGCTCGGGCGTCTCCATCACCATCGATGACCCCGTGCGCACGGCCCAGCTCCCGTCACCCCCCCGCGCCAAGCCGAGCCCCATCGTGCACATCTGCAACCTg GTGCGGCCCTTCACGCTGGGCCAGTTGAAGGAGCTGCTGGGCCGGACGGGGACACTGGTGGAAGAAGCCTTCTGGATTGACAAGATCAAATCGCACTGCTACGTCACA taCTCCACGGTGGAGGAGGCGGTGCTGACCCGCAACGCCCTGCACGGGGTTAAGTGGCCCCAGTCCAACCCCAAGTTCCTGTCCGCCGACTTCGCCGAGCAGGACGAG cTGGACTTCCACCGGGGGCTGCTGCCGGAGCGGGCGGTGGAAGCAGCGGCggccccgggggccgggccggccggTGGGCGCGGGGGCCGGCGCTCAGCCCCCCGGGAGCGCTCGCGGGAGCCAGAGCGGGCAGCGCGGGAGCAGTGGGCGGAGCGGGAGCGGGAGATGGAGCGGCGGGAGCGCACGCGGGCTGAGCGCGAGTGGGACCGTGACAAGGTGCGCGAGGGGCCCCGCTCCCGTTCCCGCGAGCGCCGCCGCAAGGAGCCGCCCAAGGCCAAGGAGAAGAAGGGCGAGAAGAAAG agaAAGCCCCAGAGGAGCCTCCCGCAAAGCTGCTGGACGATCTCTTCCGCAAGACCAAGGCCGCCCCCTGCATCTACTGGCTGCCTTTGACCGACACCCAG TTCGTGCAGAAGCAGGCGGAGCGGGCAGCCCGGGCGCGGGAGCGGGAGCGGCGCCGCAAGgagttggaggaggaggagttgcgCCAGCGGGAGCGGAGCCGCCAGGCTGAGCGGGACAAGCGACGCGAGCACAGCCGGGAGCGGGGGGCCGGGGGCGCCCCAGGGGGGGCCAGCGGTACCGAGCGGGGGGGCCGGGAGCGCCGCGAGGCCAAGAGGCacagccggagccggagccgcagCACCCCAGTGAGGGACCGCGGGGGGCGCCGCTGA